Proteins co-encoded in one Malus domestica chromosome 09, GDT2T_hap1 genomic window:
- the LOC103444462 gene encoding KDEL-tailed cysteine endopeptidase CEP2 encodes MLERASLTFFMVCILCISSTACAQEYKPLEGDPKAMRQRYQRWQDKYGRKYKSEEEKAYRFGIYKSNLEFVDFINSQNLSYKLSDNKFADITNIEFTTNYMGFQTRRDLKMRFSYDKEEDLPTTVDWRKRGAVTPIKEQGKCGSCWAFSAVAAVEGINKIKTGNLVSLSEQELVDCDVNSGNQGCSGGFMEKAFSFIKDNGLSTEEDYPYKGLQGTCDEDKLKRRAVNISGYERIPVNNEKSLQAAVARQPVSVAIDAGSYGFQLYSSGIFTGYCGKNLNHGVTAVGYGEDSGKKYWIVKNSWGLDWGESGYVRITRNSADKEGTCGIAMQASYPVQA; translated from the exons ATGTTAGAGCGTGCTAGCTTAACATTTTTCATGGTGTGCATTTTGTGCATATCATCTACAGCATGTGCCCAAGAGTACAAGCCTCTAGAGGGTGACCCCAAAGCCATGAGGCAGAGATATCAAAGGTGGCAGGACAAATATGGCCGAAAATATAAGAGTGAAGAGGAAAAGGCATACCGTTTTGGGATATACAAATCCAACCTTGAGTTTGTTGATTTcataaattctcaaaatctTTCATACAAACTCAGCGACAACAAGTTTGCAGATATCACAAACATAGAATTCACAACAAACTACATGGGTTTCCAAACTAGGAGAGATCTAAAGATGAGGTTCAGCTATGACAAGGAAGAAGATTTGCCGACTACAGTGGATTGGAGAAAGCGTGGTGCGGTAACTCCAATCAAGGAGCAAGGCAAATGTG GAAGTTGTTGGGCTTTCTCAGCCGTAGCAGCTGTTGAAGGAATTAACAAAATCAAAACTGGAAACTTGGTGTCACTATCAGAGCAAGAACTTGTGGACTGCGATGTCAACTCTGGGAACCAAGGCTGTAGTGGTGGATTCATGGAGAAAGCGTTTAGTTTCATAAAAGATAACGGACTCTCCACCGAAGAAGATTATCCCTACAAAGGATTACAGGGTACCTGTGACGAGGATAAATTGAAAAGACGTGCTGTGAACATAAGTGGCTATGAAAGAATACCTGTCAATAACGAGAAAAGCCTACAAGCCGCAGTTGCTCGCCAACCTGTCTCTGTTGCAATCGATGCTGGCAGTTATGGTTTTCAACTCTATTCTTCAGGTATCTTCACTGGTTATTGTGGAAAGAATCTCAACCATGGAGTCACCGCAGTAGGGTATGGAGAAGATAGTGGTAAAAAGTACTGGATTGTGAAGAATTCCTGGGGTCTTGACTGGGGTGAATCTGGTTATGTAAGAATAACACGCAACTCGGCTGATAAGGAAGGTACTTGCGGCATTGCCATGCAGGCTAGCTACCCTGTTCAGGCTTGA
- the LOC103426127 gene encoding pentatricopeptide repeat-containing protein At1g06270 yields the protein MALRAANAKLCTSLLPVPCCLLQHRSCHLITSSQMFQETIRNTVEAKAYEKIPDLLISSAQACQNLNPFSFLSTYPNNLRTQVVDQILQSFIPLRPRSRAQITYSCLLSFTLQSSNPFPLALAILQRTLRSGCVPVPQTLLLLSSAWMNCRKESLSVSEILLDMQSIGYHPDCGVCNYLISSLCSVDQLNEAVKLLKGMSRVGCIPDLESFDTVIGAMCTVRRTAEVVDVIKQMVEKVGLTPRQGTVMKVAAALRANKEIWRAVEMIEFLEREGYPVSCESYELVVNGCLDVGEYILAGKVVIRMTERGFIPYIRTRLKVVERLAGAGEWELACSVRQRFRELKS from the coding sequence ATGGCTTTGAGAGCAGCAAATGCAAAGCTTTGCACATCTCTTCTTCCTGTACCTTGTTGTCTCCTGCAGCATCGTTCCTGTCACTTGATCACTTCATCTCAAATGTTCCAAGAAACCATAAGAAATACGGTTGAAGCCAAAGCATACGAGAAGATACCTGATCTCCTCATTTCCTCTGCCCAAGCATGCCAAAACCTCAATCCTTTCTCATTCCTTTCAACCTATCCCAACAACCTTAGAACACAAGTGGTTGATCAAATTTTGCAGTCTTTCATCCCTCTAAGGCCTCGTTCTAGAGCGCAGATTACTTATTCCTGCCTCCTTTCATTTACACTCCAAAGCTCCAATCCCTTCCCTCTTGCTCTTGCTATTCTCCAACGAACTCTTCGCTCTGGCTGCGTCCCTGTCCCCCAAACCCTTCTTCTCCTCTCTTCTGCTTGGATGAACTGCCGGAAAGAATCTCTGTCTGTGTCTGAGATCTTATTGGATATGCAGTCAATTGGATATCATCCTGACTGTGGAGTGTGCAATTACCTGATATCTTCTTTGTGTTCTGTTGATCAGTTGAATGAGGCGGTTAAACTCTTAAAGGGTATGAGTAGGGTAGGATGTATTCCTGATTTGGAGAGTTTTGACACAGTAATTGGTGCAATGTGCACTGTCAGAAGAACAGCCGAGGTAGTAGATGTGATTAAGCAAATGGTGGAGAAAGTTGGGTTGACTCCAAGGCAGGGGACAGTTATGAAAGTGGCAGCAGCATTGCGAGCAAACAAAGAGATATGGAGAGCAGTTGAGATGATTGAGTTCTTAGAGAGGGAGGGTTACCCTGTCAGCTGTGAGAGCTATGAATTGGTGGTTAACGGGTGCTTGGATGTGGGTGAGTATATTTTGGCGGGGAAGGTTGTGATTAGGATGACGGAGAGAGGTTTTATACCTTATATCAGGACCAGACtgaaggttgttgagaggttggCTGGCGCTGGTGAATGGGAGCTAGCTTGTTCTGTGAGGCAACGATTTAGAGAATTGAAGTCGTAG
- the LOC103444429 gene encoding uncharacterized protein, giving the protein MAGPLLRSLWSSTRNSFSSSSASPTLKPYPLTPRASPLARAFSAATAASNASTSPNTVLDPSRLRNVAVIAHVDHGKTTLMDRLLRQCGADIPHERAMDSISLERERGITIASKVTSIPWKEIELNMVDTPGHADFGGEVERVVGMVEGAILVVDAGEGPLAQTKFVLAKALKYGLRPILLLNKVDRPAVSEEMCNEVESLVFDLFANLGATEEQLDFPVLYASAKEGWASTTFTKDPPADARNMSRLLDAIISHVPPPTANLEAPFQMLVSMMERDFYLGRILTGRVSSGSIRIGDRVHGLRHKDSGVEKIEEGKVVKLMKKKGTHMVVIDCAGAGDIVSMAGLASPSIGHTVASVEIMTALPTVELDPPTISMTFGVNDSPLAGRDGTHLTGGKIGDRLSAESETNLAINVLPGLSESFEVQGRGELQLGILIENMRREGFELSVSPPKVMYKTENGQKLEPIEEVTIEVNEEHVGLVMQALSNRRAEVIDMGPVPGSADRTRLSLTCPSRGLVGYRSVFSSDTRGTGFMHRAFLKYEKYRGPLGDVRKGVLVSMGYGTITAYALVSLEPRGTLFVTPGMETYDGMIVGEHSRDTDLDVNPVRNKELTNIRAASKDENVKLSPPRLMTLEEAIGYVASDELIEVTPKTIRLRKKYLDVNKRKSMSKRQKE; this is encoded by the exons ATGGCGGGGCCGTTGCTTCGCTCTCTCTGGTCCTCCACGCGCAactctttctcttcctcctctgcGTCCCCCACTCTCAAACCCTACCCATTAACCCCACGTGCATCTCCACTCGCACGCGCCTTCTCGGCAGCCACTGCGGCCTCCAATGCTAGTACTTCCCCGAACACCGTCCTGGATCCGAGCCGCCTCCGCAACGTGGCAGTAATAGCCCATGTGGACCACGGCAAGACGACGCTCATGGATCGCCTGCTCCGCCAGTGCGGCGCCGACATCCCCCACGAACGAGCCATGGACTCCATCAGCCTCGAGCGCGAGCGCGGAATTACCATCGCCTCCAAG GTCACGTCAATTCCATGGAAGGAGATTGAGTTGAACATGGTTGATACGCCTGGACATGCCGATTTCGGTGGTGAA GTTGAGCGGGTTGTTGGTATGGTTGAGGGTGCAATTTTAGTTGTTGATGCTGGGGAAGGTCCGCTTGCACAGACCAAGTTCGTACTTGCTAAAGCCTTAAAATATGGGCTGCGCCCCATTCTTCTTCTAAACAAAGTAGATCGTCCTGCAG TTTCTGAGGAGATGTGTAATGAAGTTGAGAGTTTGGTGTTTGATCTTTTTGCAAATCTTGGTGCTACAG AGGAGCAGCTAGATTTTCCTGTGCTGTATGCTTCTGCTAAAGAAGGATGGGCTTCCACCACTTTCACCAAAGATCCTCCTGCTGATGCAAGAAATATGTCACGACTGCTTGATGCCATTATAAGTCATGTTCCTCCACCAACAGCCAATCTTGAGGCACCTTTCCAAATGCTG GTTTCTATGATGGAACGAGACTTCTACCTTGGACGAATATTGACCGGACGAGTTTCTTCTGGCAGCATTCGCATTGGTGACAGAGTTCATGGGCTTCGTCACAAAGATTCTGGAGTTGAGAAAATTGAAGAAGGGAAG GTTGTGAAGCTGATGAAAAAGAAGGGAACACATATGGTCGTAATTGATTGTGCTGGAGCTGGTGACATAGTGTCAATGGCTGGGTTAGCAAGCCCATCTATTGGCCATACAGTTGCAAGCGTTGAG ATTATGACTGCATTGCCCACCGTTGAGTTGGATCCCCCAACTATTTCCATGACTTTTGGTGTCAATGACTCTCCCTTAGCTGGTCGTGATGGTACCCAT CTCACTGGAGGAAAAATTGGCGATCGACTATCAGCTGAATCGGAAACAAATCTTGCCATTAATGTTCTCCCAGGCTTATCAGAATCATTTGAAGTTCAGGGGAGGGGAGAACTTCAACTGG GTATTTTAATTGAGAATATGAGGCGGGAAGGCTTCGAACTGTCTGTCTCACCACCCAAAGTCAT GTACAAAACAGAGAATGGTCAAAAACTTGAGCCAATTGAAGAAGTTACTATTGAG GTAAATGAAGAGCATGTGGGGTTAGTAATGCAAGCCTTATCTAATAGGCGTGCTGAGGTTATCGATATGGGTCCTGTTCCAGGAAGCGCTGACCGGACTAGATTGTCTTTGACATGTCCATCAAG GGGCCTGGTTGGTTACAGAAGCGTATTTAGCAGTGACACACGTGGAACTGGATTTATGCATCGTGCTTTCTTAA AATATGAGAAATATCGAGGTCCTCTTGGAGATGTCAGGAAAGGAGTGTTG GTGTCAATGGGCTATGGTACAATCACAGCGTATGCCCTAGTGAGTTTAGAACCTCGCGGAACTCTTTTTGTCACTCCTGGGATGGAG ACATATGATGGCATGATTGTTGGCGAGCACTCGAGGGACACAGATCTAGAT GTCAACCCAGTTAGAAATAAGGAACTTACAAACATACGTGCTGCTAGCAAGGATGAGAATGTGAAACTATCTCCTCCCCGCCTT